One stretch of Priestia megaterium DNA includes these proteins:
- a CDS encoding GNAT family N-acetyltransferase has translation MKGNVPMIIRQVDEKDLNQLITLENKGFTPEEAASKDAFMTRIKTIPDTFIIAEENEELIGYVNGPVISAPFITDDLFEKTISNPETGGYQSILGIVVNPKHHHKGIASMLLSEFEKQAQDKQRLTVTLTCKEELIPFYEKNGYVNQGVAESQHAGVQWFNMSKNL, from the coding sequence ATGAAAGGAAACGTTCCAATGATTATAAGACAAGTAGATGAAAAGGATTTAAACCAATTAATTACGTTAGAAAACAAAGGCTTTACACCTGAAGAAGCTGCATCAAAAGACGCGTTTATGACGCGGATCAAAACCATTCCTGATACGTTTATCATTGCCGAAGAAAATGAAGAATTAATCGGATATGTGAACGGTCCCGTCATTTCAGCTCCGTTTATCACGGATGATTTGTTTGAAAAAACGATTTCGAACCCTGAGACAGGCGGTTATCAAAGTATTTTAGGTATCGTTGTAAATCCCAAGCATCATCACAAAGGAATTGCGAGTATGCTGTTAAGCGAGTTTGAAAAACAAGCGCAGGATAAACAGCGCTTAACGGTTACATTAACATGTAAAGAAGAATTGATTCCTTTTTACGAAAAAAACGGATATGTGAATCAAGGGGTTGCGGAGTCTCAGCATGCAGGCGTGCAGTGGTTTAATATGAGTAAAAATCTTTAA
- a CDS encoding LysE family translocator, translated as MTLFLTNVLLGLSIALPVGTVTIEMTKQGLKNGFLHGWVVGLGGMTVDLLLIVLLYSGLASFLSAPFIQLIMWLVGALFLFYIGYDSIRHADHDITAPGEHVKKSFASSYVNGIFVAISPSNLIFWLSVFGTVLTNSLQSSHSFHFLLIAAGILTGILIHDLGLMTIVSGTRKVLNQLYIKWVSVAAGCILIGFSCYFLYRFIGNLRMYF; from the coding sequence GTGACGTTATTTTTAACAAATGTACTGCTCGGTCTTTCGATTGCCCTTCCCGTTGGCACGGTGACGATTGAAATGACAAAGCAAGGTTTAAAAAACGGGTTTCTTCACGGATGGGTTGTCGGACTTGGGGGCATGACGGTTGATTTATTATTAATTGTGCTGCTTTACTCTGGACTGGCTTCTTTTTTATCCGCTCCTTTTATCCAACTTATTATGTGGCTTGTAGGGGCACTTTTTTTATTTTATATTGGCTATGACAGCATTAGACATGCGGATCATGATATAACGGCTCCTGGAGAACACGTAAAAAAGTCGTTTGCATCTTCTTATGTGAACGGGATCTTTGTTGCGATTTCTCCTAGCAATCTCATTTTTTGGCTGAGCGTGTTTGGAACGGTGCTTACCAATTCGCTTCAATCCTCTCACTCTTTTCACTTCCTGCTGATTGCCGCAGGAATATTAACCGGGATTTTAATTCATGACTTGGGCTTAATGACAATTGTCTCTGGAACTAGAAAAGTGCTGAATCAGCTTTATATTAAATGGGTTTCTGTAGCAGCTGGATGTATATTGATTGGCTTTTCATGCTATTTTCTTTATCGTTTCATTGGGAATCTGCGCATGTATTTTTAA
- a CDS encoding Cof-type HAD-IIB family hydrolase: MKMIFTDLDGTLLNSSSEISTINAEAIKKAQKHGVEIVVATGRAYFDVQEILKKAELSNLWVIAANGATIHDPNGQLRHSVPIDAHHVKEALQWLDANEFYYEVFAEHAIYTPNSGRELLAIEIDRVKSANKNVDEERLHHAAAKQYSQTGFAFVASYEDILNTNAELYNVLAFSFDDEKRKKGWDHFSKQHDMTLVSSADHNFELEHKDASKGNALTYVVKDLGGSLHDTIAIGDSFNDVSMLQTAGKGIAMANAHAEIKALADDVTLTNDENGVASVIEKVLEAQLEAH; this comes from the coding sequence ATGAAGATGATTTTTACAGACTTAGATGGAACTCTTTTAAATAGCAGCAGTGAAATTAGCACAATTAATGCAGAAGCAATTAAAAAAGCGCAAAAACACGGAGTTGAAATCGTGGTTGCTACAGGGCGCGCTTATTTCGACGTGCAGGAAATTTTAAAAAAAGCTGAGCTTTCAAATCTTTGGGTGATTGCCGCAAACGGAGCGACTATTCATGATCCAAACGGACAGCTAAGACATTCTGTTCCGATTGATGCACATCACGTAAAAGAGGCGCTTCAGTGGCTGGATGCAAACGAATTTTACTATGAAGTGTTTGCCGAACATGCGATTTATACGCCAAACTCGGGCCGTGAGCTGCTGGCCATTGAAATTGACCGAGTAAAAAGCGCCAATAAAAACGTGGATGAAGAAAGACTTCATCACGCAGCGGCTAAGCAATACAGCCAAACGGGATTTGCCTTTGTTGCATCTTATGAAGATATTTTAAATACAAACGCTGAGCTTTATAACGTATTGGCTTTTTCATTTGATGATGAAAAACGAAAAAAAGGCTGGGATCACTTTAGCAAGCAGCATGATATGACCCTTGTCTCTTCCGCTGATCATAACTTTGAACTTGAACACAAAGACGCGTCAAAAGGAAACGCATTAACATACGTGGTAAAAGATCTTGGCGGCTCTCTTCATGATACCATCGCCATTGGAGACAGCTTTAACGACGTATCGATGCTGCAAACGGCTGGAAAAGGAATCGCTATGGCAAATGCGCACGCGGAAATTAAAGCGTTAGCTGATGATGTTACATTAACGAACGATGAAAACGGAGTAGCTTCCGTCATTGAAAAAGTGTTAGAAGCACAGCTGGAAGCACATTAA
- a CDS encoding helix-turn-helix transcriptional regulator — protein sequence MVENRIKELRKSKRMSQDELAKVCGVSRQTINAIENNKYDPSLTLAFQLAAELGATVDELFLFRKS from the coding sequence ATGGTGGAAAACCGAATTAAAGAACTGCGTAAAAGCAAGCGAATGTCTCAAGATGAACTGGCAAAAGTATGCGGCGTATCGAGACAAACGATTAATGCCATTGAAAACAATAAGTATGATCCAAGCTTGACCCTTGCTTTTCAACTGGCTGCAGAGCTTGGAGCAACAGTAGATGAGCTGTTTTTATTTAGAAAATCATGA
- the metE gene encoding 5-methyltetrahydropteroyltriglutamate--homocysteine S-methyltransferase, with protein MSSVKSSNLGYPRIGEKREWKKALEQFWAGKLEKDIFLQEIEALRLGHLKKQRDAGIELIPVGDFSLYDHVLDTAAMFGLVPKRFDYDGGPVSLETYFDIARGTKGAVASTMTKWFNTNYHYIVPELDQGTPSLVENRPLQFYKEAKQKLNIEGKPVILGPVTFVKLSKGYKESEFKRVVEQFVPLYAIILAELQAEGVEWVQVDEPVLATTLSKEDLVLYKEVYQALKEAVPNIKIILQSYFDSVDHYKEVVSLPVEGIGLDFVHDRGENLTALNKYGFPRDKVLAAGIIDGRNIWRENLDEQLLTLSEIEEAVSKDRLILQPSSSLLHVPVTVKNEETIEPVLKNALSFADEKLKEITLLTKAVQKGKETIEEEISVSKQAIQALNGSSFRNHQDVQEALKQLHSYKAERQAPFDVRQRIQQEAFQLPLLPTTTIGSFPQTKEVRKERLKWRKGELTDEAYEAYINDEIKKWIKIQEEIDLDVLVHGEFERTDMVEYFGEKLGGFQFTKFGWVQSYGSRCVKPPLIYGDVSYEQAMTIKETVYAQSLTNKPVKGMLTGPITILNWSFVRDDIPRYDVANQIALALRKEVEALESQGISMIQVDEPALREGLPLKRENWDSYLNAAVYAFKLATVSVQNETQIHTHMCYSEFEEIIDAIKALDADVISIETSKSHGELIYAFEKHTYNQGIGLGVYDIHSPRVPKLEELQRNIDRALQVLDPALFWINPDCGLKTRGISETVEALKVMVASAKQTRQNLLQNVQS; from the coding sequence ATGAGCAGTGTAAAAAGTTCAAACTTAGGTTATCCAAGAATTGGTGAAAAACGAGAATGGAAAAAAGCGCTTGAGCAGTTTTGGGCAGGAAAGCTAGAGAAAGATATCTTTCTGCAGGAAATTGAGGCTCTTCGTCTTGGGCATCTGAAAAAACAGCGTGACGCAGGAATTGAATTAATTCCAGTCGGCGATTTCAGTTTATACGACCACGTGTTAGATACAGCGGCTATGTTTGGTTTGGTGCCAAAGCGCTTTGATTATGACGGAGGACCGGTATCGCTTGAAACGTATTTTGACATCGCCCGAGGAACAAAAGGTGCGGTAGCCTCTACGATGACAAAATGGTTTAACACAAATTATCACTACATCGTACCAGAGCTTGACCAAGGTACGCCGTCTCTTGTAGAAAATCGCCCGCTTCAGTTTTACAAAGAAGCAAAACAGAAGCTGAATATTGAAGGCAAGCCCGTGATTTTAGGTCCAGTAACATTTGTGAAGCTGTCAAAAGGATATAAAGAAAGTGAGTTTAAAAGAGTAGTTGAACAGTTTGTTCCTCTTTATGCAATTATCTTAGCGGAGCTGCAGGCAGAAGGCGTCGAGTGGGTACAGGTAGATGAGCCGGTTTTAGCTACAACGCTATCAAAAGAAGACCTGGTGCTGTACAAAGAAGTCTATCAAGCTTTGAAGGAAGCAGTACCGAATATAAAAATTATTTTACAATCGTATTTTGACAGCGTTGATCATTACAAAGAAGTTGTTTCTCTTCCTGTTGAAGGAATTGGTTTAGACTTTGTGCATGACCGCGGAGAAAATCTCACTGCGCTTAATAAATATGGTTTTCCACGTGATAAAGTGCTGGCAGCAGGAATTATTGACGGACGGAACATTTGGCGTGAAAATTTGGACGAACAGCTTTTAACGCTTAGTGAAATTGAAGAAGCCGTATCAAAAGACCGTTTGATCCTGCAGCCTTCATCAAGTTTATTACATGTTCCTGTCACAGTGAAAAATGAAGAAACCATTGAGCCAGTGTTAAAAAATGCCCTCTCTTTTGCAGATGAAAAGCTGAAGGAAATTACGCTTTTAACAAAAGCAGTGCAGAAAGGAAAAGAAACAATAGAAGAAGAAATAAGCGTAAGCAAACAGGCGATTCAAGCATTAAATGGATCATCTTTTCGAAATCATCAGGACGTGCAGGAAGCGCTGAAGCAGCTACACAGCTATAAAGCAGAGCGACAAGCGCCGTTTGACGTACGTCAGCGCATTCAACAAGAAGCTTTTCAACTGCCGCTTCTTCCAACCACAACAATTGGAAGCTTTCCGCAAACAAAAGAAGTGCGAAAAGAGCGTCTAAAGTGGCGTAAAGGAGAACTAACAGACGAAGCGTATGAAGCGTACATTAACGATGAAATAAAAAAATGGATTAAAATTCAAGAAGAAATCGACTTAGATGTCCTTGTGCACGGAGAGTTTGAGCGTACGGATATGGTTGAATACTTCGGTGAAAAATTAGGAGGCTTTCAGTTTACGAAGTTTGGCTGGGTGCAATCTTACGGTTCTCGCTGCGTGAAGCCGCCGCTTATTTACGGAGATGTATCGTACGAGCAGGCGATGACGATAAAAGAAACGGTCTACGCACAGTCTCTAACAAATAAGCCGGTTAAAGGAATGCTGACGGGTCCGATTACGATTTTAAACTGGTCGTTTGTGCGTGATGATATCCCGCGCTACGACGTCGCAAATCAAATCGCGCTTGCTCTTAGAAAAGAAGTAGAAGCACTTGAAAGTCAGGGCATCTCGATGATTCAAGTAGATGAACCGGCGCTGCGTGAAGGATTGCCGTTAAAACGAGAAAACTGGGACAGCTACTTAAATGCTGCGGTGTATGCATTTAAACTAGCGACGGTATCGGTACAAAACGAGACGCAAATTCACACGCATATGTGCTATTCAGAATTCGAAGAGATTATTGATGCGATTAAAGCGCTTGATGCGGACGTGATTTCCATTGAAACGTCTAAAAGCCACGGTGAATTAATTTATGCGTTTGAAAAACATACGTACAATCAAGGAATCGGGCTTGGCGTGTATGATATCCACAGCCCGCGCGTACCGAAGCTTGAAGAGCTTCAGCGAAACATTGACCGCGCTCTGCAGGTACTTGATCCTGCATTATTTTGGATTAATCCTGACTGCGGCCTTAAAACAAGAGGAATCAGCGAGACGGTTGAAGCTTTAAAAGTGATGGTTGCTTCAGCAAAACAAACAAGACAAAATTTATTACAAAACGTTCAATCATAA
- a CDS encoding DUF5391 family protein yields MRNSTAKNSVAITTLLSALFFCFILVLGSLSPLADSGPNVNTFGSTGLWLSLGMILFLYLLPLAFYLIGMHFLKFVMAAFCSIGLLIAASTLLLMPALFLFGLEDFSGNLASIIGIMISCLGLLITNIVWFVVAFKRQSTVQESV; encoded by the coding sequence GTGCGTAATTCTACAGCAAAAAATAGTGTGGCAATCACCACTTTGCTTTCTGCCCTATTTTTCTGCTTTATTTTAGTTCTTGGTTCGCTTTCTCCCCTAGCAGATTCAGGCCCCAACGTTAATACGTTCGGTTCAACAGGGCTGTGGTTATCTCTTGGCATGATTCTGTTTTTATATTTGTTGCCTTTAGCTTTTTATCTGATAGGAATGCATTTCTTAAAATTTGTGATGGCTGCTTTTTGCAGCATCGGACTTTTAATTGCTGCTAGTACTCTATTACTAATGCCGGCTCTGTTTTTATTCGGATTAGAAGATTTCTCAGGAAACTTAGCTTCAATTATAGGAATAATGATTTCTTGTTTAGGTTTGCTGATCACGAATATTGTGTGGTTTGTTGTTGCTTTTAAAAGGCAGTCTACCGTACAGGAAAGCGTTTAA
- a CDS encoding DeoR/GlpR family DNA-binding transcription regulator — protein sequence MLKQERRKQIMNLLEKEGRIVATTLSQTLNVSEDTIRRDLREMDALGLLQRVHGGALPRSTSAVDYKERKHELMDVKHSLAVAALPLIKDGQVLLMDGSTTNIQLVKAFPKNLNVTVITNSPLITVALAEHDFVEVVSLGGTFRKESMVTVGQSVVDTLKQIRADLCFLGVYAIDPKIGMSIPLLEEMHIKSQMIKSASEVAAIVTAKKLNTSSTYTFSSANSLDWLITEEHVNETLLNAYREIGIEVITNK from the coding sequence ATGTTAAAACAAGAAAGACGCAAACAAATTATGAATTTGCTTGAAAAAGAAGGGCGAATTGTGGCTACTACGCTTAGCCAAACGCTGAATGTTTCAGAAGATACAATCCGCAGAGATCTGCGGGAAATGGACGCGCTTGGTCTGCTGCAGCGCGTACACGGAGGAGCGCTTCCGCGTTCCACGTCTGCGGTTGATTACAAAGAGCGAAAACACGAATTGATGGATGTTAAGCATTCACTTGCCGTAGCGGCGCTTCCTTTAATTAAAGACGGGCAGGTGCTGCTGATGGACGGAAGTACAACAAATATTCAGCTCGTCAAAGCTTTTCCAAAGAATTTAAACGTTACGGTTATTACAAACAGTCCGTTAATTACCGTTGCACTAGCAGAACATGACTTTGTAGAAGTTGTTTCTCTTGGAGGGACGTTTCGAAAAGAATCGATGGTTACGGTAGGACAAAGCGTGGTAGATACGCTTAAACAAATTCGAGCGGATCTTTGTTTTTTAGGCGTATACGCAATCGATCCTAAAATCGGCATGAGCATTCCTTTGCTTGAAGAAATGCACATTAAAAGCCAAATGATTAAAAGTGCGAGTGAAGTAGCGGCTATTGTAACAGCTAAAAAACTCAATACATCGTCAACGTACACGTTCAGCTCAGCCAACTCGTTAGATTGGCTCATTACAGAAGAGCATGTGAACGAAACCTTGTTAAATGCTTACCGCGAAATCGGCATTGAAGTGATCACAAATAAATAG
- a CDS encoding GNAT family N-acetyltransferase, producing MIRQGRIGDEAGIANVHVESWKSTYKGLVPDSFLDSLSAEKRKPLWKKQLESNSIFVAEENGQIVGFASYGKERTSKHPSYTGELYAMYLLAEHQRKGIGKALMHKIAQELANHHIHTMLTWAFEQNSACQFYEALGGKRIDRADVIIEGTSLSEVAFGWDTLKNL from the coding sequence ATGATACGTCAAGGCAGAATTGGCGATGAAGCAGGCATTGCGAATGTACACGTAGAGAGCTGGAAATCGACTTATAAAGGACTTGTTCCGGATTCTTTTTTAGATTCTTTAAGCGCTGAAAAGCGAAAACCTCTTTGGAAAAAGCAGCTGGAGTCAAATTCTATTTTCGTTGCAGAAGAAAACGGCCAAATCGTAGGCTTCGCTTCTTATGGCAAAGAAAGAACCAGCAAGCATCCTTCCTATACCGGAGAACTGTATGCCATGTATTTACTCGCAGAGCATCAGCGAAAAGGAATTGGAAAAGCGCTCATGCATAAAATAGCGCAAGAGTTGGCAAACCACCATATACATACGATGCTCACATGGGCTTTTGAACAAAACAGCGCCTGTCAATTTTACGAGGCGCTTGGCGGAAAAAGAATCGATCGTGCTGACGTGATCATTGAGGGTACGTCTCTATCTGAAGTAGCTTTTGGATGGGACACGCTTAAAAATTTGTAG
- a CDS encoding acetate uptake transporter, giving the protein MSNNSTQHVKIVTADPSALGLFGLAMVTLVASFQKLGVTDGVSLVLPWAIFLGGIGQLIASMQDFKHNNTFGATAFGAFGLFWLGVAMTWLIQLGAFGEALAKEADPKQLAFAFVGYLIFSVFMTVGAMGTHKVLFIIFVLIDFLFIGLSLSTFGVAYEYTHLLAAVSELLIALFSFYGSAAAVLNTHYGRVVLPVGKPFGAFIK; this is encoded by the coding sequence ATGAGTAACAACAGCACGCAGCACGTTAAAATTGTAACAGCGGATCCATCAGCACTAGGTCTATTTGGACTTGCCATGGTGACACTTGTTGCATCGTTTCAAAAGCTTGGGGTAACCGACGGTGTTTCATTGGTATTGCCATGGGCGATTTTTTTAGGCGGAATAGGACAGTTAATCGCGTCTATGCAAGATTTCAAACATAATAATACCTTCGGCGCAACTGCTTTTGGTGCCTTCGGGTTATTTTGGCTAGGTGTAGCTATGACATGGCTTATTCAGCTTGGAGCATTTGGGGAAGCGCTCGCAAAAGAAGCGGATCCAAAGCAGCTCGCATTTGCTTTTGTCGGCTACTTGATTTTCAGCGTTTTTATGACAGTTGGAGCAATGGGCACTCATAAAGTATTATTTATTATTTTTGTGTTAATTGATTTCTTATTCATTGGATTATCGCTAAGTACATTTGGTGTAGCATATGAATACACGCACTTACTAGCAGCAGTGTCAGAGCTATTAATTGCTCTGTTTTCATTCTATGGATCTGCAGCGGCTGTATTAAATACTCACTACGGTCGAGTTGTGCTTCCGGTGGGCAAGCCATTTGGTGCATTTATCAAATAA
- a CDS encoding DUF5301 domain-containing protein encodes MKKRTVIICVLLFIVVFYFTYTGKTYQLKDVIKVDEASVTRIEIDTDEGKRVVDDKKNMKEIVHSLSQVEVKKSKERDPKFDQAYWVKIVENGKDAYGLTIYDDDYIKAFNFKSKKQATYTIVKDQKIDVEKLFSTK; translated from the coding sequence TTGAAAAAAAGAACGGTTATTATATGTGTACTTCTATTTATCGTAGTATTTTACTTTACATATACGGGGAAAACCTATCAGTTAAAAGATGTCATAAAAGTAGACGAAGCAAGCGTTACGCGTATTGAAATAGATACGGACGAAGGAAAGCGTGTAGTAGACGATAAAAAGAATATGAAAGAGATCGTACACTCTTTGTCACAGGTAGAAGTGAAAAAAAGCAAGGAGCGCGATCCAAAGTTTGACCAGGCTTACTGGGTAAAAATCGTTGAAAACGGAAAAGATGCGTATGGTTTGACGATTTACGATGATGATTACATAAAAGCATTTAACTTTAAAAGTAAAAAGCAGGCTACGTATACGATCGTTAAAGACCAAAAAATAGATGTTGAAAAGCTGTTTTCAACTAAATAA
- a CDS encoding 2-hydroxyacid dehydrogenase, whose product MGKYKVVMSGKTWPNAYEKLAEHCDIQMWEGEGKIPQETLRDWLRDADGFFNIGHITVDEELLEAAPNLRVISQSGVGYDSVDVEACTKKGVPFSNTPGVLVEATADLTFGLLLSAARRIHEGYEKVKQGNWETVFGVDLFGKTLGIVGMGDIGSAVARRAKASGMNIVYHNRSRKHEVEKELDAVYLSFEELLHTADCIVCLVPLSNESKGMFGEAEFKAMKSSAYFVNAARGGLVDTEALYEALKNEEIAYAALDVTDPEPLPADHKLLQLSNVLVTPHIGSATYETRNRMADLAVQNLLLGLEKKPLVTCVNEEVNYK is encoded by the coding sequence ATGGGGAAATACAAAGTTGTTATGTCTGGAAAAACGTGGCCAAACGCTTACGAGAAGCTAGCGGAGCACTGCGATATTCAAATGTGGGAAGGAGAAGGAAAGATTCCACAAGAAACGCTGCGCGACTGGCTTCGTGACGCCGACGGCTTTTTTAATATCGGACACATCACAGTGGATGAAGAGCTGTTAGAAGCAGCACCGAACCTGCGCGTTATTTCTCAATCAGGCGTAGGGTATGACAGTGTAGATGTCGAAGCATGCACCAAAAAAGGCGTGCCGTTTAGTAATACGCCAGGCGTGTTAGTAGAAGCAACGGCTGACTTAACGTTTGGTCTCTTGCTGTCAGCAGCTCGCCGCATTCATGAAGGCTATGAAAAAGTGAAACAAGGAAACTGGGAAACGGTATTTGGCGTCGATTTATTTGGAAAAACGCTTGGTATTGTTGGAATGGGCGATATCGGAAGCGCCGTTGCCAGACGAGCAAAGGCATCGGGCATGAACATCGTTTACCACAACCGAAGCCGCAAGCATGAAGTCGAAAAAGAGCTTGATGCCGTATACCTTTCATTTGAAGAACTGCTTCACACAGCGGACTGTATCGTATGCTTAGTGCCGCTTTCAAATGAAAGTAAAGGCATGTTCGGAGAAGCTGAATTTAAAGCAATGAAAAGCAGCGCGTATTTTGTGAACGCAGCGCGCGGAGGATTAGTGGACACTGAAGCGTTGTACGAAGCGCTGAAAAATGAAGAAATTGCGTATGCCGCACTGGACGTAACAGACCCAGAGCCGCTTCCGGCAGATCATAAGCTGCTGCAGCTTTCAAACGTGCTGGTAACACCGCATATTGGAAGTGCTACGTACGAAACGCGCAATCGCATGGCAGATTTAGCCGTCCAGAACCTGCTTTTAGGTCTTGAAAAAAAACCTTTAGTGACGTGTGTAAATGAAGAAGTGAATTACAAGTAA
- a CDS encoding YoaK family protein, with protein sequence MTNSTYRNIILLVLCVTAGIVDVIGYLSLGHIFTANMTGNIVLLGLAIGNSLETTVFHSLTALGGFIVGVVGAAILVGNKEKTFWPKAVTIALGIEGLLLLVFALLSSFSPSLHLTYLFIFLLSSAMGLQTTAARKLGVAGISTTVLTGTLANFFEDVTARLRSPRYRKTFTTDAVLRALSLVLYCFGAVIAALAEPAYKFEIIWLPIVILLAIIIFVSTKFRSDSEK encoded by the coding sequence GTGACGAATTCTACTTATCGAAACATTATTTTGCTGGTTCTTTGCGTAACGGCAGGTATTGTAGATGTGATCGGCTACTTAAGCCTTGGCCATATCTTTACCGCAAACATGACCGGAAACATCGTGCTGCTTGGATTAGCAATTGGAAACTCACTTGAAACAACTGTTTTTCATTCCCTGACAGCTTTAGGAGGTTTTATTGTAGGAGTTGTAGGCGCTGCAATCCTTGTTGGAAACAAAGAAAAAACATTTTGGCCTAAAGCCGTAACGATCGCACTTGGAATAGAAGGATTACTTTTACTTGTTTTTGCACTTTTATCTTCGTTTTCTCCTTCTTTACACTTAACTTACTTGTTTATTTTTTTATTAAGCTCAGCAATGGGACTTCAAACAACAGCTGCTCGAAAGCTTGGCGTAGCCGGAATTTCAACAACCGTATTAACGGGAACGCTTGCTAACTTCTTTGAAGACGTAACGGCACGTTTGCGCAGCCCTCGCTACCGCAAAACGTTTACAACCGATGCAGTTCTCCGCGCGCTGTCTCTTGTACTTTACTGCTTTGGCGCTGTTATCGCCGCACTTGCAGAGCCTGCTTATAAATTTGAAATTATTTGGCTGCCAATTGTTATTTTGTTAGCCATTATCATTTTTGTCAGCACGAAGTTTCGTTCTGATTCAGAAAAATAA
- a CDS encoding DUF2500 domain-containing protein, translated as MFEDEIIFEDDPSGDDIVFEGDADLSGGAFFPDDALFNGMPTFVMLFFVIVIGIFLFSIFKGISTWSKNEQSPRLSVKAKITGKRTNVHRHNSHAHEHHHSHTSTTYYVTFQFESTDRSEFVVSGSEYGMLAEGDEGMLTFQGTRFLDFQRNPSEEHTDA; from the coding sequence ATGTTTGAAGATGAAATCATATTTGAAGACGATCCGTCCGGAGATGACATTGTTTTTGAAGGTGATGCTGACCTAAGCGGAGGCGCTTTTTTTCCAGACGATGCGTTATTTAACGGAATGCCTACGTTTGTGATGCTGTTTTTTGTTATTGTTATTGGTATTTTTTTATTTTCTATTTTTAAAGGAATCAGCACGTGGAGTAAAAATGAGCAGTCTCCCCGTCTATCCGTAAAAGCAAAAATTACGGGCAAACGGACAAATGTCCACCGCCACAACAGTCACGCTCACGAACATCATCACTCTCACACGTCTACAACCTACTACGTAACCTTTCAGTTTGAAAGCACCGATCGCTCTGAATTTGTTGTTTCAGGCAGCGAATACGGCATGCTTGCAGAAGGCGATGAAGGAATGCTGACGTTTCAAGGAACTCGTTTTTTGGATTTTCAAAGGAATCCAAGTGAAGAACATACAGATGCCTAG
- a CDS encoding YczI family protein, producing the protein MLKALQLIFSIITVGLALYIMLTHRYQFLSFLNILLGFTMLVLGAIEWQKRKKTSAWLLFLVALFSWFVGIYRMTI; encoded by the coding sequence TTGTTAAAAGCATTACAGCTTATTTTTTCAATTATTACTGTTGGACTGGCTCTTTATATCATGCTCACTCACAGATACCAGTTTCTTTCGTTTTTAAATATACTGCTCGGGTTTACCATGCTAGTTTTAGGAGCAATCGAGTGGCAAAAAAGAAAGAAAACCAGCGCGTGGCTGTTGTTTTTAGTTGCGCTGTTTAGCTGGTTTGTCGGTATTTACCGCATGACCATTTAA